TCGTAGAATGGTATGCTAGAATGCTAGATGCCCTGATGAGGTATTGATTTGCATACGTCTACCTACTATGACGCGCAACCTATTCTGACTTCAGGCATAATAAGCCACGCTGACTAACGCGTGATAGTCATCTAGTGTAGAAGTCTGAAGCATTACTACAGTACATGCGATACAGCACCTCTCTGCATACACCGGGCCgcttatataacttttttgtgACGAGCAATCGTTTATAAGCCCTCGGCTCTGACGAAGAAGGGCTTTTGAACCAAAGGCAGTGCAGAATCTTCGCTGGGTATTTAACAACCAGTAGCAGACAAAACAATGTATCCGGTTCGACTGTCGCGTAAATTACATAAGCCTAAATAGTAGTACAATACTTTAACCTATATAGAAGTAGCCTACAGAGCTGAACTAAAACCGCGTACCAATTATTACTCGTAAACTAAGCCGTGACGTAATATGACTCTGGTACTTCTATAACAGAAAAAGGGAAAACACACAACGAAGCTTTGTTTGTACGTTGTTATACATggtacttttttataaatgctcTTACACATTACTGAAATAGCTTAAAAGTCACGTTTTGCGTGACTGTTTGAGTACAAACggaaatattaattattaagaCACGTAAAGAGTTTGAATTAAACTGACCAAAGCAACAGACTATTTTAAAAGGCATCTAATTTGTTGTGAACTTCATTTTATCAGTTGTACACTTGTATCTACAgcaaattaattatttagaTGAGCAAATCTAGGCCTCACAGACGCGGCGATGGGTTATTACAAGTGGGCGTGTTTGAAACGTTCTGTCTGCACGCAGAAACAggaaatgacgtcatggaaaacttttaaaactcgAACGAGATTTTTACTAGATTGTAATCagagaaaaaggtaaaatgaCATACCTTTGACCAGATTACAATCCGAAAGCATTTGAATTATCACTACAATCATTTAACTATAAATGCTTACcaataacaaaattgttttaatatttgtaaaaaatgtttttatgaaCAAGCGGGCTTTTAAAATTCGAGAGCAGTCCGAGAAAATGTCAAGTGTATAAGCTCCACTTTCACTTCCAGTCAACAGCTATTCCTACGTCAGGAGAAACCCCCAACTCTTGGCGTAAGATGGTTTTCCCTATTATGACCTCAACTCAATAAATATATGActgaacaaaacaaatttatccagatatttttaccagaaaacGTTAGGACGTATATGCTTACTTGAACAATTCCTAGTGTTTGACTTCTGAGGCGAGTGACTAATAGTGAACTAACACACACGTAACAGGGAAACTATGCGATTCAAAACCTCTCCTTACTACGTCCTCTTAAACTGTACTGCCAGATCCGACTACAAAGAAGTCTTAAAACGGACTAACAATTTTCAAGCACAACGCGTTATAAACTTTTCCAAAACACGATACAATAGCAGCAGCAGCAGTGATAAGCGATCGGATGCAGCCCGTCTCGATTTCGTCCTACCGGGAAATTAACAGCAATAGGAGTAATGTTATGGAGTACACAGCTTCTGGCTTGGGGAATGAGATCTCCTGACTTGTAAAAGGCTATTGTGTTTGTATTTCCTGAGTTCCTCGTTGAGTTTCGCACACTGTTCTTGTAAGTTGTTCTTTTCCTATTTTAAGGAGATGTTACAATAATAGTCCATATTGGCTTAGTAAATGCGTGAATAACCCATACGAAATATTGATTTCATTTCATGCATGCTGTATGGTTGGAAAAAAGGGGGCGTGGCGCGTTGATTGTTGCGCCATACCACGTCACTTACATTAGTCACCGTTAAAAGATCGTCCTTGAGTCGGGTCAAATAATGGATTTTTTGCTGGTGGTTCGAGTGGCCTGCTAGCACCGCAGCTTCGGTGTGTAACTTTGCATTTTCTGCTGTAAGACGCTCAAGCTTCTACAATGAacacaatgtaaataattaattaaatgaatgtaatgtaacttgctttatcttcgtgttgctttatcttcgtgtagtcggaaaacgacagtcgttataacacgggtgctctgttttaaacacctcgtgccgacaagttaccacgtatgtaactttgtacgtgattgttttttttgatgTGTTGTGTAACGCTATCAGGTACCTAAAACTGCCTCTCCCCGCAGCATGAAACGAGGGTGGACATTAAACTGACTTACAACCCCAACAAAACTAGTTACATAACTAATTATACAGTGTGGAAACTAAACGAGCATATCCGAACATAAAACGTTCATAATATGCCCACTAACGACTAGCTTCTACACTGTTAGATTGACgttcaaagttataaaaataactaaacagaacaagttgttttaacacaagAGGACTTATGGAAATTGACACCCTCAGTACATATTATAATAGTTACGAATCAGTCGTTGTTTTTATAAGGTTCTATTTTTCAAGAGTGCTTAAATACGCATAGAGACCCGAAATTTGTCCACTACTACTAACATTAaaggttatttaaataattacataaatcagcaatttaattgttttgatTGTGTTAATTACTGGACAGTGAAGACGAATTATGAAAACGGTATTTACGCGACGAATGCTCTttctacagtgagcatgaattCTATTTGGGTAACATGCTAAGCCAGCTTCCCCTCCGTGTCATAAGTCACAACACCATAGGATCTCACTCATgtgtactgcggggtaagatgggacaccattagcacataatatcccagtattctgatcgtgttttaaacttttattaacaGTCTATTTGAGTCGTGaggtgttctttgtttactactttaaatgttctttgtttactactaaatgggtcaagaaaatagaataaggtgtcccatcttcccccagccaactatataatacaataatttccatttttgccaaaatattaaatagtaGTAATTATAACTGACCTCTGTTAGAGAAACCTCAGAATCTTTTAATGTTCCAACCTCTTCATTTAAGGTCTGATTTTCCTGGTGTAATCTGcattgggtaagatggttaaagttttttatatcCACACTACACCcaaacgttgttaattcttaagCTCGTTATTGGAAAATACGGAATATTGTATAGTATTGATATTTgaacaaagttttaacaatttaaaaaaaaatttattgttgaaaaacacgataaacttgataaaaaataataattttacaccactttattttgactttttaaactgttatcCAGTGACCCTGGACAACACATCATCCACTAATTAGTGTTTTCTGCTACAAAATGTATATAGTCAaaacattgaataaatgaatggcAATTGGCAAGGCTTGACGCTGGTACCATTGTGtgcgtatgtatccttgggcaagacacttgacagcaattgccccaacccagaggtcactaatgggttgtccaaattgttagccatacataaataaaaataaaaaatccccccaaaaataattaccctgaaagtaacatacacggtaactcgtaagctggcacaaggtgttaaacgcatgtgataacgactgtcgttttccggccgggataaagtaagttacattcattcattcatgttcaGAAAATATGATTGTAACCATTCCCACCTTGAAATATCCTCATTAAAGGCAGAGTTCACATTACGCACGGTTGATAATTCTGTTTCAAGTAAAAGACCTCTGTGTTCTGTAGCTTGGAGTCGTTCTTTTTCGAATCTAATTTGATCCTGTTTAATAAATAGATAATTAAGGACCACTGTGTAGTTGTAGTAAACTCggattttggtattttatgccatgaatttttaaaatggttgATATTTTGAGGACAGAAATTGCTGAAATTTCGTGATCTGTCACTTTTTAAGATCTGGCATGAACTATCACTTTTTATGATTTGGCATGAACGTGATCTGTACCTCCATAAGACCTTACCCATTTAGAATAGATTTTACCTCAAATGCAGAACACCTTTCTCTAGTCGAGTTATACAACTTCATTATTTCATCTTGGTTTTCGCTCATCTCATTGAACTGTTTGTTTCTTTCATCAAGTTCTCCTTCAAGACGAAGTCTCAATGCTTCATCCAACCCACGCTggtgtaaaaaagaaaaaaaaagagttatTAACTTGATTTAGAATAGGttgaaaaaagagaaaatgtGAAtgcagttatttatttttgtgtggcagggcaacaacatttgttaaaatgcaggtGTTCCGCTTCATTAACCTCATGCCTGCTGCTTATTTATCATATATCTCTTGCCAAAACAGGAACAGCACTGTTTAAACTGCGTATTTTCTAAAGTGGTTGATACTACAAAAATAGTAGCTATTTTTACaagaattttaaatcttttttataaatcaatttcccaccaaaaatgtttaaatgcaaactacaaaaatttaaaaaaaaaatttttaacgcACATTCTCCTGATCCTGGATCGCAACCTCCAGTTTCTTCTTCAGATCTCTCACTTGCTCCTGGAGCTCCTCCACCTCCCTCCTTATCTTCCTTTGCTCCTCTTCATGCAACATCACGTTTGAGGTAAGTACTTCATCTTTCTTCCGGAGGTCCTCTTCAAGAGCGGTGTTTATGTCCGTGAGGCTCCCAAGATCATCCTGGAGGTTCTCCAACTAAGAAGATGATAAGCAAACCATGAAATTCAACAGAActatctttttttattctttatgggtgaggtcatgtCAAGCACCTAAAATTAatgccagatttggcccattaccccaacacacaaaaaaacaatttaatctTTCATGCGACCGGTGCCGCGACAAAGTTACACCTTGACATATTTgtgttaattaaaaagtacATATAAAGAGTTAAATCCTAACGAACGAACTGGATTAGGTTACAATATAAAAGGTAATGTGAAACCGCATAGTAGTGGGGTGTACAACACACTGTATCTAGGCATCCAGGAACTGTTTTAACGCAATTAATAATTTGAGCGAAATAGAAAGTATTCGGATTCGACCACGCCTATTCTGATTCGATCGAATACCTAAAAATGCGTCGAACAACGCCGAATATTCGGATTCGGCCCATCCCTATAAAGAGTATCTGTACCCCAAAccactatattttaatttaaatacattaaagAGTTGTTTTtctgaaaaggtgtcccatgttaccccaccaGCTATATTACAAAAAGTGTAAATGTTTTcagcttttaaacaaaataaacctCAAACTGATGTTTCAAAGTTGAGCTTTCCAGTTCTGCTGACACTTGTTTCAGTTTTGTTTCAAGTAATTCATTCTTTTCACAATTTTGATTCATTTCCTAcgaataaaagtaaaataatttgagaaaaataaactttttactaTCTATAGAAGCgattagataaaaaaaattaaaactaaaatatgcCATTTTCACCATCTGTATCTAGTATgcataaaaacctaaaaattatAGTCAAAAAAATTTAGGAAATCCTacacagaaaaacaattagaatttctacatttttgtaaaaaaagaaaaaaagcataaaaccgccaactaaaacatataaaagGTTGTGGTTATCATAAACacataaacagttaaaatgttaactgaaaaaaatataattaaaaaacattcctTACATTAGTAAAATCGTTCAGTTGATTTCTACAACTCGTTAGTTCGTCTTGTAGGCCAACACATGTGGTGGTTTCTTGTTCAAGGTTGCCTTTAAGTTTTGATACTTCTTTCAGCAATGAGGTGATGTTATCCTAGTCATAAATAAAGGTATGAGTTGTAACGttcatattgtattttatattctgaTGTTATTTCAAGAGAAAAATAACTGCCCTGTAAAACTACTTGTAAAAGTAAACTGACCAAAAATCCATATTTTAGGcacctatatagtaggttggggtaagatgggacacgttttcaatctattttcttgtcccacttggtgaaaacatagaacattgaaagaattttaaaactgatcctcacgactcccatacaacattaatatttgttaaaaaacgatcagaatattcgaataacatgtgctaaaggtgtcccatctgcccccacagtgctatgtatgtttatataagatACCTTATCATAACGGGCAGCCTTTTCAAGCAGTTCCAAATCACTTTTGAATTCGGTTATCGATTTTTGACACTCTGCATTCTGTTCAACAGCAGATGCAAGTTTAGAGTGAAGACTAAAGTTTTCCTCTTgtagttgtttaaatgtttcttcTTTCTCTTGGTTGTTTCCCTCATGCAAAGCATTAAGCTGTTGCATCTGTTCTTTGAGGGTCTGCAACAGATTTGAAAAGTTATATGGTGCAAATGCTACTGGTGTGGGATCTACATTTTATTatgcatttattattttcggtgccatggcaaagtggttagcgcgtctgcctgtaacccagaggtgatgggttcaaggctcgtcgctgctaccattgtgttggcgtatgtgttctttagcaagacacttaacagcaattgctgcaacccagtggtcactaatgggttgtccaaattatcatccatacataaaaaaattcccccaaaataatcaccaacaaagtaacatacgtggtaacttgtaagctggcatgaggtgtatgaaacagagcacccgtgttacaatgactgtcttttcgtttatgtttttttaaatcttcgctaccgtaatcgaagagacaaataaaggtattgtagtagggtggggaaaaacggaacacctttagcacataatactcaaatatcctgatcgtgttttaaacaattaacaaccgtctgtGGGAGTTGTTgagatacaattttataaatcttcgaattttctttgtttactaccaaatgggacgagaaaatataataaaaaggtttcttatcttcctccaccctactatataataaaacctACTTTAATTTGAAGATCTGACTTGTCGCAAAGTTCCTGCTTCAACCTAACAAGTGCAGAAGCTTCACGGAGCCTCTCATTTGCATAGTCGAGCTCCTCAGTCGTTGTAGTCAGTTGTTCATTCAGCTTCTCGACATTATGCTGCAAACTTTCAGCTTCAGTGATTTTTCCTTCCATTTCTATCATTAGCTGGCTGTTGGTGGTCACTAGTTTTGTGAATTCCTATAAATTTTATCATTAAGTATGAGAAAAGATAAGttcaaaataatcaaaactATGCAGGATAGGAGTGGATTTTGAAAAGTCGCACAAAAAATTggcaaaataataacattgaAAAATAGCAttaaattagcaacaaaaattAGCAATcgaaattggtaaaaaattagcaatacaaaaaaaaaataaaataaaatagtgtaGTGGTTGCGTAATGTTgtattgcgagcggtaaactaagaGGGCAAATAAACACGGGACGCGGTATTTATACGGCAGTTTGGTAGGAAAAAGGCACTCGTGTACGATTTGGCCACACACAAGTGACGGGCCGTCATATTGGCATATTTTAACCATTAACAAAACTAACACATCTTACAATTGgttgctaattttttttaaaattttgtggtagttttttatttgaatttttagcCAATTTTATTGTGTATTAACAGAAATGAACAGATCTTAAAACTGAACCAAATAGTATTCTAttatatgtgggtgaggtcgcGTGGCATGGCACGCCATAGGCCAGGGTTGGCTAATACCCCAAAGTAAGTGGAAAATCATTTACCTCTTTAGATAAACCTTTTGTTTCAGaaaggttttgtttatattcacGAAGTTGTTTATCTGCAGAGTTCAACATAATACGAAGATCAaatatttcttcttctttcaCTGAAACAATGCAGAAATTTAAatggaatataaataaaaaaaaaaaatattttaattaaatgtttctatgtttggataatttaaaacagtttctgGCATTCTTAAACGCTGGAATGTAGTTGTACAAAAATAATGGAATaatacttttattgttttaaatgtgttttgtccctttttttaattatatttttaattataaaatttaaaagagactgttaaatttatctttaaagttggtgtttttaaatgtatcctcacttaaaatgcaaaattatacaaaaaaaaaaatagattataGTTAACTAAAcgtattaatttaatttgacacaaaaattttacatttattatctTGGGAAAGTTGATCAAACTCCTTCGAAAGTTCGCTAACTTTAGTTTTAAGATTCTCGTCTCTTATTGTGAGGTCAGATTTCAAAGTTGTCACtgtctgaaaataaaaatgtaatatagtagagtggagaaagacgggacacctttagcacttatacccaaatatccggatcgtgttttgaacaattaacaacggtgtatgggagtcgtgaggatacggttttataattctttgaatgatctttgttcaCTGCTGAATGGAATGagataatagaataaaaagatgtcccatcttcccccaccttactatatgtaATACTTACCAAAAGCTAGTTATAAAAATTAGGTATTCTggtaaaaacacaatacaCTGTATTAAGTTTACCCATCTGCCATGAGAAAAATGTGaaacaaaaaagtgttttaacttattttttttaacaacttaacttaaaattttttaaattctacaacaaatgtaaaattattataaaaaaaatatcataacCTCCCATATCTTTGCAAACACTTAAAACCAATCATAATACCTCTTCTGAATAGGAAAATTTCTTCTCAATCACGGTTAGCTGTTCCCTCAGCCTTCCACACTCCCTCTCAAGCTCCTGGACTTGCTTTTCCACCTTTATTTTATCCTCCCTTTCCCATTCAAGCTCAACTTTTAGCGCAGTTGATCCGAACTCGTCTCGGTCGTCGAGCGTCTCGTCCAGGAAATTTGTCTCTTCTGTGGTAGATGTAGTCAAAATGCACGTTTAATATTCTTAAGCATGATACTACTTCGCCAAAAACAGGCATGTAGCGAACTGCCTAGTAGGTTGAGATGCCCTGTTTTGAGATAAATTTCATGGGCTGTcggtgtaaaacaaattaaaccaacgcaaatatttctttatttttccatTGGTTCAAAATAGCAAACTTATCATTAGTTCTTCAagctgttaatttttttttatatcttacTTTTTGAAAAGCTTCCATTAAACAAGTTGAACACAGCATCGCCGTCATTTGATTTCAACATTTTACGAGCACTAGGTGGCCTATCACTGGAACTTGAGCGTTTACGATTCTGTGAAGAATTTTCATCATAAAACCATGCAAGATTTAcccgcaaagtaacatacatggtaactcgtaagctggcacgaggtgtatgaaacaaaacacccgtgttataaggactgttgttgccctggcatgcaaggataaataacttatattcATTATCATTCACATTAAATCATTCATTTAAAGTTAGAATCAaaaccagtggcgcagccagggggatTACGGAAGTCGCAACCCcctttttttaaccaaaaaataataattaaaaaaaaaggaaaaattttGAATTGAAACCCCTCCCTAAATTTTTCTGGCGAAACACTGAGCACAACTGAACTACTATGTGCATTTCTTTGTCAGTCCCTGCCCCGCTATGCTAGgacctaaaataaaaaggttacattcattttccATGCAAAATACCTGGTCCTGATTTTTAAGTGGAGTTGTGATGGTCCTAATAGCAGAGTCATGGACAGAGTTAAGACGTTTAATTTTAATCCTTGATCCC
The DNA window shown above is from Ciona intestinalis chromosome 3, KH, whole genome shotgun sequence and carries:
- the klp2 gene encoding kinesin-like protein 2; translation: MGDTEAHGNSSSDSIRVILRIRPPANNSGSLVCLKVLPDSEIVLTHGKCTSKDFKFDHVLDQDASQESVFHAVGKRIVEGCVEGYNGTIFAYGQTGSGKTFTMLGPSEDFDSHGVNKMNGVIPRSLEYLFQLINQKQEMHGEKVEFLCKCSFFEIYQEHIYDLLDTGAVSPLQLRESLSRGVFVDHIIETVVASVSEAFMVLKSGWNNRHVASTSMNRESSRSHAVFTLSIETKDKTGEVTKVRRSLLNMVDLAGSERQRDTGTTGQRLKEAGNINKSLSVLGNVMMSLVDIENGKQRHVPYRDSKLTFLLKDSVGGNARTCLIANIHPNSNFYGETITTLQFAQRAKMIKNKARINEDMQGDIVALQSEIKRLKIMLLRSDPKVTPTSLPEKLLERKYQDLFFDAMLLWKQDIISIEAMKLQLDAKEALVKRGNKALQSSRMIIKFRDLTITRMKGASTLLKDELVQMLNKELEALREQVFNPSEDSLQSSKVKEMELTIQQMQAQEDYRTYFKISEDKREKLLKEFDLAMKERSSEIQDSSGNLRSAAEFSKEVTRLNNEIRKLNETNNNGKHALQKKIEELEAELAGSRKAREDLEKMLMAVQEGSRIKIKRLNSVHDSAIRTITTPLKNQDQNRKRSSSSDRPPSARKMLKSNDGDAVFNLFNGSFSKKETNFLDETLDDRDEFGSTALKVELEWEREDKIKVEKQVQELERECGRLREQLTVIEKKFSYSEETVTTLKSDLTIRDENLKTKVSELSKEFDQLSQDNKLKEEEIFDLRIMLNSADKQLREYKQNLSETKGLSKEEFTKLVTTNSQLMIEMEGKITEAESLQHNVEKLNEQLTTTTEELDYANERLREASALVRLKQELCDKSDLQIKTLKEQMQQLNALHEGNNQEKEETFKQLQEENFSLHSKLASAVEQNAECQKSITEFKSDLELLEKAARYDKDNITSLLKEVSKLKGNLEQETTTCVGLQDELTSCRNQLNDFTNEMNQNCEKNELLETKLKQVSAELESSTLKHQFELENLQDDLGSLTDINTALEEDLRKKDEVLTSNVMLHEEEQRKIRREVEELQEQVRDLKKKLEVAIQDQENRGLDEALRLRLEGELDERNKQFNEMSENQDEIMKLYNSTRERCSAFEDQIRFEKERLQATEHRGLLLETELSTVRNVNSAFNEDISRLHQENQTLNEEVGTLKDSEVSLTEKLERLTAENAKLHTEAAVLAGHSNHQQKIHYLTRLKDDLLTVTNEKNNLQEQCAKLNEELRKYKHNSLLQVRRSHSPSQKLCTP